GTGGCACTTTGCTATTCTCTTAACCCCTAACCATACTCCCTTTAAGGCACCGTATCTTTCAATCGCTCTAATCATGTATTCGGAACAAGAAGGTACAAACCGACAACAAGGTATCTTCCCTTTGGACAATACCTGATACAGCCTTATGAGCCCGACCAATGCCCTTTTC
The sequence above is drawn from the Syntrophothermus lipocalidus DSM 12680 genome and encodes:
- the yidD gene encoding membrane protein insertion efficiency factor YidD, translating into MKRALVGLIRLYQVLSKGKIPCCRFVPSCSEYMIRAIERYGALKGVWLGVKRIAKCHPFHPGGFDPVP